CATTATCCCCAATCTGGAGCGCCGCTACCGTGAGACCGATTCCGTCACGGTGCGAGAAGAGCTGAGCAAATACCAGAACAACCAGCCCTGCCCCAGCTGCGAGGGCACCCGCTTGCGTATCGAGGCGCGCAATGTGCGGGTAGGCGACAAAACCCTGCACGAAATCAGCGGCATGCCGCTGCGCGAAGCCGCTTCCTTATTTGACCAGCTGACCCTGCAAGGCCAGAAGCAAGCCATTGCCGAGAAGATCCTCAAGGAAATTTGCGAGCGGCTTGGTTTCCTGAACAATGTCGGCCTGGATTACCTGAACCTCAACCGGGCGGCGGATACCCTGTCGGGCGGCGAAGCACAGCGCATCCGGCTGGCCAGCCAGATCGGCTCCGGGCTGACGGGGGTCATGTACGTGCTGGATGAGCCCTCCATCGGCCTGCATCAGCGCGATAATGACCGCCTGCTGCAAACCCTGATGCGGCTGCGCGATCTTGGCAACAGCGTGATCGTGGTCGAGCACGACGAAGACGCCATCCGCGCTGCGGATTTTGTGGTGGACATCGGCCCCGGGGCCGGTGTGCATGGTGGTGCGGTGCTGGTGTCCGGCTCGCCCGAGGAGGTCAAGCAATGCGAGCAATCGCTGACCGGGCAATACCTCAGTGGTCAACGCAAGATCGAGGTCCCCGCGCAGCGCACTGCGCCAGATCCGGAACGGATGCTGGTCCTGCAGGGCGCCAGCGGCAACAACCTGAAGCGGGTGACGCTGAACCTGCCGGTGGGCCTGCTCACCTGCATCACCGGCGTCTCAGGCTCTGGCAAATCCACCCTGATCAACGATACGCTTTACCATGCCGTTGCCCGCCATCTATACGGCAGCAACGAAGAGCCAGCCCCGTTCGAGCATATTGATGGTCTCGGCTTCTTCGACAAAGTCATTAACGTCGACCAAAGCCCGATTGGCCGCACGCCGCGTTCCAACCCGGCCACCTATACCGGCCTGTTCACCCCGATCCGCGACCTGTTCTCCGGCGTGCCGGAAGCCCGCTCGCGTGGCTACGGCCCGGGCCGTTTCTCGTTCAACGTCAAGGGTGGGCGCTGTGAGGCCTGCCAGGGCGATGGCGTCATCAAGGTGGAGATGCATTTCCTGCCGGACGTGTACGTACAGTGTGACGTCTGCCACGGCATGCGCTATAACCGGGAGACGCTGGAAGTCCGCTACAAGGGCAAGAATATCTACGAAGTGCTGGACATGACAGTGGAGCAGGCTGCCGAGTTCTTCAGCGCTGTGCCGGTGGTAGCCCGCAAGCTGCAAACCCTGCTGGACGTAGGCCTGGGCTACATCCGGCTGGGTCAAAGTGCCACCACCCTCTCCGGGGGCGAGGCACAACGGGTAAAGCTGGCGCTGGAACTGTCCAAGCGTGACACCGGTCGTACCCTATATATACTGGATGAGCCGACCACCGGTTTGCATTTCCACGATATCGAGCTGTTGCTGTCGGTGGTACACCGCCTGCGCGACCACGGCAATACCGTGGTGATCATTGAACACAATCTGGACGTGATCAAGACCGCCGACTGGCTGGTGGATCTGGGTCCGGAAGGTGGCGCGGGTGGCGGCCGCATTCTGGTGGAAGGCACGCCGGAAACGGTAGCAGCCTATCCGGAAAGCCACACCGGGCACTATCTGGCCCCATTACTGCAACAAGGACGCTGACATGGCCAAAAGCAAAGCGGAACCGACCTTTGAAGAAGCACTGGCCGAACTGGAAGGCATCGTCAACCAGATGGAAGGCGGCCAGCTCAGCCTGGAAGCCTCGCTGACCGCCTACAGCCGGGGGGCCGCCCTGCTGCGCCAGTGCCAAAGCCAGTTGCAGGAAGCCCAGCACAAAGTGCAGCAATTGAACGCCGAAGGCCAGTTACAACCATTCGAGCTGAATGATGACGCCCGCTGAATACCGCAACGCCAGTTTTGAAGTCTGGGCCCATTACAGCCAGCAATTGATCGAGCAGGCCCTGACGCAGCTGCTGCCCGCGCGTGACACCCTGCCCCAGCGCCTGCATGAAGCCATGCGCTACGCCACCCTCGGCGGGGGCAAGCGGGTTCGTCCGTTACTGTGTCTGGCTGCCGGGCAGTTGGTCAACGCCAGCGAAGGCGCCATTCTGCCGGTGGCCAGTGCGCTGGAATGCATCCATGCCTACTCGCTGGTGCATGATGACCTGCCGTGCATGGATGACGATGTGCTGCGCCGTGGCAAACCAACCTGCCATATCCAGTTTGACGAAGCCACTGCCGTGCTGGCGGGTGATGCCCTGCAAACCCAGGCATTTGAACTGCTGGCCGACGCGCCCTTGAGCGCACCCCAGCGCATTGCCCTGGTCAAGGAGCTGGCACACGCCAGCGGCTCACTGGGTATGGCCGGGGGGCAGGCGATTGACCAGCTGCATGTCGGGCAGCATATGGACTTGCCCGAGCTGGAGCTGATGCACATCATGAAAACCGGTGCGCTGATCCGTGCCGCTGTGCGCATGGGCAGCCGCTGTCACCCGAACGATGGTGCCGCCCTGCCGGACAGCACACACCAATCGCTGGACCACTACGCCCGCGCCATCGGCCTTGCTTTTCAGGTGGTGGACGATATTCTGGACGTCGAAGCCGATAGCGCCACCTTGGGCAAGACCGCGGGCAAAGATGCCGCTGCGGACAAGCCCACCTACGTGAGCCTGCTCGGCTTGGCAGAAGCCAAGCGCATGGCAGCAGCGCTGCATCAGCAGGCGCATGATGCCCTGGCGGGCTTTGGCGAAGCCGGACGACGACTGCGTGAGCTGGCCGATTTCATCGTGCTGCGCCACCATTAAGCATTCAATCTTGAAATAGAAGCATCATCATGTACGAGTTGTTGAACCGCATAGACCATCCGGACCAGTTAAAACCGCTGAGCCGCAAAGAGCTGCTGCAGTTGGCCGACGAATTGCGCGCCTTTCTGGTGGAGTCGGTCAGCAAGACGGGTGGCCACTTTGCCAGTAATCTGGGCGCAGTCGAGCTGACGGTCGCCCTGCACCATGTGTTCCAGACCCCGTATGACCGGCTGGTGTGGGATGTGGGGCACCAGTCCTACCCGCACAAGATCCTCACCGGGCGTCGCGAGCGCATGGGCAGCATGCGCCAGAAAGGCGGGCTGGCGGGCTTTCCCAAGCGCGAAGAGAGTGAGTTTGATACCTTTGGCGTCGGCCACTCCAGCACCTCCATCTCCGCCGCGCTCGGCATGGCCGAAGCAGCCCGACTGGCAGGCGAAGAGCGCCGGGTGGTCGCCATCATCGGTGATGGTGCGATGACTGCCGGTCAGGCATTCGAGGCCCTGAACAACGCAGGCGCGCGCCGGGACACCAACCTGCTGGTGATCCTCAACGACAACGACATGTCGATTTCGCCCA
This genomic stretch from Leeia aquatica harbors:
- a CDS encoding polyprenyl synthetase family protein, with translation MTPAEYRNASFEVWAHYSQQLIEQALTQLLPARDTLPQRLHEAMRYATLGGGKRVRPLLCLAAGQLVNASEGAILPVASALECIHAYSLVHDDLPCMDDDVLRRGKPTCHIQFDEATAVLAGDALQTQAFELLADAPLSAPQRIALVKELAHASGSLGMAGGQAIDQLHVGQHMDLPELELMHIMKTGALIRAAVRMGSRCHPNDGAALPDSTHQSLDHYARAIGLAFQVVDDILDVEADSATLGKTAGKDAAADKPTYVSLLGLAEAKRMAAALHQQAHDALAGFGEAGRRLRELADFIVLRHH
- a CDS encoding exodeoxyribonuclease VII small subunit; protein product: MAKSKAEPTFEEALAELEGIVNQMEGGQLSLEASLTAYSRGAALLRQCQSQLQEAQHKVQQLNAEGQLQPFELNDDAR
- the uvrA gene encoding excinuclease ABC subunit UvrA, translating into MTDYIRIRGARTHNLKNINLDIPRNQLVVVTGLSGSGKSSLAFDTLYAEGQRRYVESLSAYARQFLQLMDKPDVDLIEGLSPAISIEQKATSHNPRSTVGTVTEIHDYLRLLFARVGDPYCPEHQLPLSSQTISQMVDHVLALPEGTKLMILAPAVSARKGEHVELFDELRAQGFVRVRVNGEVCELDQTPKLDKNKKHTIEVVIDRLRVDAEQKQRLAESFETALRHADGRAIALEMDSDKSHWFSAKFACPVCSYSLPELEPRLFSFNNPAGACPKCDGLGQITFFDPKRVVAFPQMSLANGAIKGWDKRNQFYYQMLESLATHYDFNIEQPFETLPDAVQQVVLYGSGKTSIAFRYISEKGTAFLREHPFEGIIPNLERRYRETDSVTVREELSKYQNNQPCPSCEGTRLRIEARNVRVGDKTLHEISGMPLREAASLFDQLTLQGQKQAIAEKILKEICERLGFLNNVGLDYLNLNRAADTLSGGEAQRIRLASQIGSGLTGVMYVLDEPSIGLHQRDNDRLLQTLMRLRDLGNSVIVVEHDEDAIRAADFVVDIGPGAGVHGGAVLVSGSPEEVKQCEQSLTGQYLSGQRKIEVPAQRTAPDPERMLVLQGASGNNLKRVTLNLPVGLLTCITGVSGSGKSTLINDTLYHAVARHLYGSNEEPAPFEHIDGLGFFDKVINVDQSPIGRTPRSNPATYTGLFTPIRDLFSGVPEARSRGYGPGRFSFNVKGGRCEACQGDGVIKVEMHFLPDVYVQCDVCHGMRYNRETLEVRYKGKNIYEVLDMTVEQAAEFFSAVPVVARKLQTLLDVGLGYIRLGQSATTLSGGEAQRVKLALELSKRDTGRTLYILDEPTTGLHFHDIELLLSVVHRLRDHGNTVVIIEHNLDVIKTADWLVDLGPEGGAGGGRILVEGTPETVAAYPESHTGHYLAPLLQQGR